The proteins below come from a single Zingiber officinale cultivar Zhangliang unplaced genomic scaffold, Zo_v1.1 ctg129, whole genome shotgun sequence genomic window:
- the LOC122036000 gene encoding ERBB-3 BINDING PROTEIN 1-like, which translates to MSDDEAREEKELDLTFPDVVTKYKTAAEIVNKALQLVVSQCKPKAKVVDLCEKGDSFIREQTGNVYKNVKRKIERGVAFPTCISINNTVCHFSPLGNDENVLEENDIVKIDMGCHIDGFIAVVAHTHVIQEGPVTGRAADVIAAANTAAEVALRLVRPGKKNKDVTEAIQKVAAAFDCKIVEGVLSHQLKQFVIDGNKVVLSVGNPETRVDEVEFEENEVYAIDIVTSTGEGKPKLLDEKQTTIYKRAVDKSYQLKMKSSRFIFSEISQKFPIMPFTARVLEEKRSRLGLVECVSHDLLQPYPVLHEKPGELVAHIKFTVLLMPNGSDKITSHPLQQMLSTKSIDDPEIKAWLALGTKTKKKGGGKKKKGKKGDAQDESEPMDTTNSTSA; encoded by the exons ATGTCGGATGACGAAGCGAGGGAGGAGAAGGAGTTGGATCTCACTTTCCCAGACGTTGTTACCAAGTACAAGACCGCGGCAGAGATTGTTAACA AGGCCCTTCAATTGGTGGTATCTCAGTGCAAGCCCAAAGCTAAGGTTGTTGATCTATGCGAGAAAGGCGACTCCTTCATCAGAGA GCAAACTGGTAACGTGTACAAGAATGTGAAGAGAAAGATTGAAAGGGGCGTAGCTTTTCCAACATGCATTTCTATCAATAACACCGTGTGCCATTTCTCACCCCTTGGCAATGACGAGAATGTACTGGAAGAGAATGACATCGTTAAAAT TGACATGGGGTGTCATATTGATGGGTTTATTGCTGTGGTAGCACACACTCATGTTATACAGGAAGGACCAGTGACTGGTAGAGCAGCAGATGTGATTGCTGCTGCCAATACAGCAGCAGAAGTTGCCTTGCGCCTTGTGAGGCCAGGAAAAAAG AATAAGGATGTTACAGAAGCTATTCAGAAGGTAGCTGCAGCTTTTGATTGCAAAATTGTGGAAGGAGTGCTTAGTCATCAGTTGAAGCAGTTTGTAATTGATGGAAACAAAGTAGTTTTAAGTGTTGGAAATCCAGAAACACGCGTTGATGAAGTGGAATTTGAAGAAAACGAAGTGTATGCAATTGATATTGTGACAAGTACTGGTGAAGGAAAG CCAAAACTGTTGGATGAGAAGCAAACTACTATTTATAAAAGAGCTGTCGATAAGAGCTATCAGTTGAAAATGAAGTCTTCAAGATTCATTTTCAGTGAAATAAGCCAAAAGTTTCCAATCATGCCATTTACTGCAAG ggttttggaagagaaaagaTCTCGACTTGGACTTGTTGAATGCGTGAGCCATGATCTTTTACAGCCATACCCtgtgttgcatgaaaaacctg GGGAACTTGTTGCACACATCAAATTTACAGTATTATTGATGCCAAATGGGTCAGACAAGATTACCTCTCATCCACTTCAACAGATGCTGTCTACCAAGTCAATTGATGACCCTGAAATTAAGGCATGGCTGGCCTTGGGgacaaaaacaaagaaaaaaggtGGAGGAAAGAAGAAAAAAG GGAAGAAAGGCGATGCACAAGATGAATCTGAACCAATGGATACTACAAATAGCACTAGTGCTTAG